The region ACGCAAGGCAGTGGCAAGTCCCTGACCATGATGTTCGTCATTCGCAAGATGTTCAACTCCACTGACTTGAAGGACTACAAAATCGTCCTGCTCATCGACCGAAAGGACCTGCAAACCCAGCTATTCAAAACAACGAAAGCCATAAAGTTCGCCGTCAACGAGGCGGGAAGCATTGACGGCTTGAAAAAGTTGATAGCGAATACCGCCAGCGATGTGACTGTGGCGATGGTGCATAAGTTCGGTGACCGGGGAGAAAAGGTCGATAAGTTCCCCGTGCTGAACAAGTCGAATCGCGTTCTCGTCATGATTGATGAAGCGCACCGCAGTGAGTATTCCGACCTCGCCGCCAACATGTGGTGCAGTATGCCCAACTCCGTGAAAGTTGCCTTTACAGGCACCCCCATCACGAAAACGACTGAGACTTTCGGCGGCTACATAGACGCATACACTATGCGCCAAGCGGTTGAGGATGAGGTCGTCGTGGAAATCAAATACGAGGGGCGCGCCACCGATAGCGAGATCACAGACCACGACGCCATGAACCGCGCTTTTGTTGACGTTTTTGGCTATATGGAAACCGAAGAGCAGCAGGGAATCCTGGGGAAATATACTGCCAAGGGTTATCTGGAGGCATGGGAAGTCATCCGGGAGAAGGCTTCCGATATGCTTGACCACTATATCAATACGGTTTTTGGTAACGGCTTCAAGGCGCAGGTTGTCGGTGTCAGCAAGGAAGCAGCGCACAGATACAAGACTGCTATTGACGAGCTTCTCCCGATAAAAATCGCCGAGCTGGAGAAAAGCAATCCGCAGAATATCGACATCGTCAGGTTGAAGCAGGTCAAGACAGCTTGCATCATTTCCACTGCACTGAATGATTACCCGCACCTGAAAGCCTATGGCGATGAGAAGGAAAACGAAATCATCGTGGACGGCTTTAAGGCCCCTTACGGCGGCAAGGGCAAGAAAGGCGGGGACGGTAACTACGGCATCATCGTTGTCACCGCTATGCTTCTGACGGGGTTTGACGCCCCTATCGAGCAGGTCATGTATTTGGACAAGGTGCTTAAGAACCACACGCTTCTCCAAGCCATCGCTCGTGTAAACCGCACTTGCGGTGCGGACAAGAAATGCGGCTACATGGTCGATTACGTCGGCGTGACAAACCATCTGCGCGATGCGCTGGCAGAGTACGCCGACGCTGACATTGATGAATCTGTAGCGGCAATGAAAAATCCGGCCCAGGACATCGACTCACTGAACAGCGCCTACAACAGCATTTTGCTATTCATCCATGACAAGTTAGGTGTTAGTTCCTTAGATGACACAAGCACCATAATTGAGGAACTTGTAGCAGACGACAAGCTGCGCGATGAGTTCAACGCCTTATTCGGTATACTATCGAAGCTGTTTGACCGAGTTCTGCCTCATCCTGTGGCACTGGACTACCGCGACACTTTCAAACTGCTCACTTTCATAAGGGAGTCGGTAGCCAAACTCACCCGTGATCCGCGTCTGTCCATGAAAGACGCGAGCAAAAAAGTACGGGCGATAATCGAAGAGTACCTTGCTGTCAACGGGGTAGCCTTAGAAATAGCGCCAGTGTCGTTGCTTTCCAGTGACTTCTTGGACGATGCTAAGACAAAAGCCAAGACCGACCGGGCTGTCTGCGATGAAATCAAGTACGCCGTCCGTGAGTACATCAACGTGAACACGCCTAAAGACCCGGAACTGTTCATGCGTTTAAGCGAAAAGCTGGAGGCTCTGTTACAGGAATTCAAGAACAACTGGGCTGACCTGCGCAATGCCCTTGAAAAGTTTCGTGAGGAAATCATCGAAGGCCGCCAACGCGAAAAGACCTACGGCTATGAACCGGAACATGAGATGCCGTTCTTTGCCCTCTTGAGGCAGGAATTATATGGCGATAAAACCTTTGCTGACCTTGAGGAGGACGACTTTGAGGCGCTCAAAGATTTGACGAATGATGTGTTGCAGCGATTCAAGGCTGATGCCGCGGCGGTGAACTTCTGGAATAACGAGTCCATGCAAAACAATCTGCGAACATTCATAATTACGAAACTGATTGCTCCGGAGATTAAACGGCGCGTTCCCAGTGTTTTCAAGAAGCGTAAGGAAATCGCCCAGAGACTGCTTGAACTGGGATTCCAGCATTTCGGGAGAGACGGTGCATGAACAAAATCCCTTATAAAATCGTCCGCTCCAAGCGGAAAAGCATAGCCCTGGTTATCGACAGCGATGCATACCTTGTTGTCAGAGCACCGCAGAACGCCTCTGAGAGCGTAATCGTTGACTTCGTCGAGAAGAAGAAACGCTGGATTACAGAGAAGCAACAACAGGTTGCTGCATTCGGCGAGAAGCACAGCCCGGTAATTTTTAACAACGGCGAGAGCATCCTGTACCTGGGCAACACATACACGATACTCAAGGGTTCCGTTCCCGCCATCCAGTTTTCTAGTTCTAACATCCTGATTCCGGAAGAGTATTTGAGGGAAGATGTAATTGCTTGGATGAAGGATGAAGCGGAGAAGATGCTGATAGAGCGGGTTTCACGTTATGCGGGGCTAATGGGAGTCACCTATTCTTCTGTCAGACTTTCCGAGGCCAAGGTGAGGTGGGGCTCATGCGGCAAGAAGAACAACCTCAATTTCGCCTGGCGATTGATTATGTGTCCGATTGCAGTTATTGATTATGTGGTTGTCCATGAACTCAGCCACATCGCATATAAAAACCATAGTTCAAGTTTCTGGGCAAGGGTTAAGACTGTCCTCCCAAATTACAAAGAACAGCAGGAGTGGTTGAAGGTTAACCGGAAACTCATGGAGATCATATACTAGCTTGATTAGGGGGCGAAGGCATTATGCCCAGCGTGGAAGAAATTCGACTGTCGTATAAACCCGATAAGGTGGCTGTGTTGTTCATAGGCGAGTCTGCTCCGGCTAAAGGTACGTTCTTTTACACTGGCGATAGCCTATGTACCTACACGAGAGAAGCTTTCTTCTTGGCTTTTCCGGGGCGAATCCCTTCTTCGGCGAAAGAGTTTCTCCGGCTGTTTCAGCGCGTCGGCTGTTATCTCGACGATCTCTGCCTTGTCCCAGTCAACGACCGGGCGGCCCAAGAACGAAGCCGGCTTCACCGGGAAAGCATGCCGGGATTGGCGGCGCGGGTCAGAGAATATCAGCCGCAGGCTGTTGTCTGCATGCTCAAAGGGGGCGAGTTCCCTGCTATCGTTAGTGAGGCTGTACGCCGCGCAGGGTTGGCTGATGTTCCGTTCCGAATAACGCCTTTCGGGGGATTCGGTAATCAGGGTAAGTACAGGGA is a window of Selenomonadales bacterium 4137-cl DNA encoding:
- a CDS encoding HsdR family type I site-specific deoxyribonuclease — protein: MQGRPSELKYVEEPLLQQLEALGWTVLALDDIDKHDPEKSFRASLAEVIIVKKLKQALKRLNPWLQETQIDDLCGQLQNYTYPINKLLENNVETFDRIVEGLSADNEETGEANCPVRLIDWFDVEGFNKASSQNEFLAISQYKVRIPGKEEHIIPDVVLFVNGLPLVVVECKAPDIAEPIAEGIEQLLRYQDRRGAATAEGVSELFFYNQFVVSTCYHSARYTSITGDASHFIEWKDPYPFKLSEIKESGVPSSQEVLAAGMLEPSHLLDIIQNYTVFIEDDEGRTIKIVPRYMQYRGARKIVERLRKDQAGGTLWHTQGSGKSLTMMFVIRKMFNSTDLKDYKIVLLIDRKDLQTQLFKTTKAIKFAVNEAGSIDGLKKLIANTASDVTVAMVHKFGDRGEKVDKFPVLNKSNRVLVMIDEAHRSEYSDLAANMWCSMPNSVKVAFTGTPITKTTETFGGYIDAYTMRQAVEDEVVVEIKYEGRATDSEITDHDAMNRAFVDVFGYMETEEQQGILGKYTAKGYLEAWEVIREKASDMLDHYINTVFGNGFKAQVVGVSKEAAHRYKTAIDELLPIKIAELEKSNPQNIDIVRLKQVKTACIISTALNDYPHLKAYGDEKENEIIVDGFKAPYGGKGKKGGDGNYGIIVVTAMLLTGFDAPIEQVMYLDKVLKNHTLLQAIARVNRTCGADKKCGYMVDYVGVTNHLRDALAEYADADIDESVAAMKNPAQDIDSLNSAYNSILLFIHDKLGVSSLDDTSTIIEELVADDKLRDEFNALFGILSKLFDRVLPHPVALDYRDTFKLLTFIRESVAKLTRDPRLSMKDASKKVRAIIEEYLAVNGVALEIAPVSLLSSDFLDDAKTKAKTDRAVCDEIKYAVREYINVNTPKDPELFMRLSEKLEALLQEFKNNWADLRNALEKFREEIIEGRQREKTYGYEPEHEMPFFALLRQELYGDKTFADLEEDDFEALKDLTNDVLQRFKADAAAVNFWNNESMQNNLRTFIITKLIAPEIKRRVPSVFKKRKEIAQRLLELGFQHFGRDGA
- a CDS encoding SprT family zinc-dependent metalloprotease, with protein sequence MNKIPYKIVRSKRKSIALVIDSDAYLVVRAPQNASESVIVDFVEKKKRWITEKQQQVAAFGEKHSPVIFNNGESILYLGNTYTILKGSVPAIQFSSSNILIPEEYLREDVIAWMKDEAEKMLIERVSRYAGLMGVTYSSVRLSEAKVRWGSCGKKNNLNFAWRLIMCPIAVIDYVVVHELSHIAYKNHSSSFWARVKTVLPNYKEQQEWLKVNRKLMEIIY